GGGTGATCAGCAGGATTGGTCATGATGTCAGACTGGTTCCTCCTGATCGGGTCAAATCATTTGTCAAAAAAGGCAAGAAAAATGACGCTGTTGATGCGGCTGCGATCTGCATGGCGGCGACTCATCCTGATACGATGTGTGTTCCGATCAAGAGCGAAGAGCAGCAAGGTGTCTTGTCACTGCATTCTGCCCGCGCTCTTCTGGTCAAACAGCAGACCATGCTGAGTAATGCGTTACGGGCTCTTGCTTCCGAGTTCGGGCTGATAGCCCCTCTGGGCACACGCCATCTGCCAGAACTGATGGCAAAAATAGAGACATCAGCCGACCTGCCTGCTGCCATGAAGCAGAGTGCCATGTTGTTATTTGAGCATTATGAAAAGGTCGCTCAGAGCATTGATGCTTTGGAAGTGCAGATCCGGGCGCGTGCAAAAAGCGATGACGATGCGCGTCGGTTGATGACCATCCCTGGGGTCGGTCCTATAACGGCTTCTCTGATTGTCGCCTCGGTCGCGGATATTGGCTCTTTCGCCTCTGCGCGCCATTTTGCCGCCTGGCTGGGGCTTGTGCCTCGTCAGCATTCTACCGGCGGTAAAACCCGTCTGGGAAGGATTACCAAAACGGGCAATCGGCAGATAAGAACGTTGCTGGTTCTTGGTGCGACGGCCATGCTTCATCGTGCCCATAAGTGGGATAGCGCTGCGGGTCAGTGGCTATGCGAACTCATGGCGCGTCGTCCAAGGCGTCTGGCAACAGTTGCACTTGCCAATAAAATGGCTCGTATCATCTGGGCGTTGTTGTCACGTAAAGAGATCTATCGTCCGGCTGGTGTCAGTGTTTCAGCAGGCTGACCTGCACCAGCAGAACGATGGACACCGGAGCTTGCTCCGGTAGATCCGGCAGTATGTACGAACCGACGTGATGGGAAGACAGTCATTCAGCAACAGTTCAGGCCATACCGTTCGACCGTCTGTGCCCCTGAGCACGTGATACCAGATTGGTGCCTGACACGTGAGCGCACACCCATGATGGCCAGCGCATAAAGTCGCATAAACAGGCCGGACATAAGAGCGCATCTGACCGGGTCTTCACGTTAAATCGGTATTCATCATCCAGCCGGTAGAATAATACGTTTTAGAAATGACATCGGGAGAACAATGTGAGGTATTGCGCTTAAACGGCCGTCCACATAAGGCCGTCGAGGTGGTTGCTGATTCGCATCCAGAAGGCGGCGTCGTCTGCCAGGCCGGCCTCGACGCAGCGTCCGATATGATGTCGCGCGCGTTCCCTGGCGCTTGGCAGCCCGTATTCGCGCAGGAGGGCTACCATCATGGCGTCCGGATCCACGGCGTCATGGGCGTGCGTGTTTGCTGTTGCGCGACACCACGCTGGTGGCAGGGCAGGGGATCACGCTGGGTTCGGTTGCAGCGAGCGCGTCCCAGGACATCGAACAGCATGATTACAGTCACCGCGCGGCCGAGACGGAGAATTTCGGGGCGTCGGTCAGCACAGGCGGGCTAACCGGCCACTTCGCCACCGCGATCGGTGCGGGCATGGCGGCCAATGCCGGTGGGCTGCTGGGGTCGCGACCCATCAGGATGCCAGCTTGCTCGCGCCGTCGGCGATCGGGTCGAACGTGCAGATTGCAGTCGGCAGTGCCAGCGGTGACCTCTCCCACGCGGCCTCCACGTCCAGCCATCCGCTGACCAACACCTTCGGCGCCTAGCAGATATAGAACGAGTTGCAGGTCCAGTAGGTCGGATCGCAGGTCGTGGGACAGGTCGGGGGAATGGTTTCGGATGCGCTGCACAGCAAGGGCGTAGCAGGGTTTGACGAGACCAACTGGAAGGACAATTACGGTCGTATCCTGATGGAGGCGGCCGGCAATGCAGGCGTGGCGGCACTTGGTCATGGCAATGTGGCCGCGGCTGGTATTGGTACGGCGTCTGCAGGCATTGCGACTTCTGCCATCCTGCCCAGCGCGGTAGCGTGGGCCGTCAGCGAAACGAAGGATCGGGATACAGAGATAGCCCTGGCCAATATCATTACCAACACGGTCGCCTCTGCTGCCGGGGCAGCGGGCGGTCTGGCTGCCGGGGGATCGACATCGATTGATGCACTGACGGGGGCCGCCGCGGCGTCAGCCATTCAGCAGAACAACATGAGCCAGCAGATGGCCGTAGCTGTTGAAATAGCGGAAATCGCGAGCAAAGTCCTAGGGCGTGTCGTCAGTTAATTCCGATGATGGCGGAAACGAGT
This Komagataeibacter medellinensis NBRC 3288 DNA region includes the following protein-coding sequences:
- a CDS encoding IS110 family RNA-guided transposase codes for the protein MKASIIGLDIAKSVFQAHGADAIGKCVFKRKLGRSEVSAFFAKLDPCEVVLEACGSAHYWARVISRIGHDVRLVPPDRVKSFVKKGKKNDAVDAAAICMAATHPDTMCVPIKSEEQQGVLSLHSARALLVKQQTMLSNALRALASEFGLIAPLGTRHLPELMAKIETSADLPAAMKQSAMLLFEHYEKVAQSIDALEVQIRARAKSDDDARRLMTIPGVGPITASLIVASVADIGSFASARHFAAWLGLVPRQHSTGGKTRLGRITKTGNRQIRTLLVLGATAMLHRAHKWDSAAGQWLCELMARRPRRLATVALANKMARIIWALLSRKEIYRPAGVSVSAG